One genomic window of Cryptomeria japonica unplaced genomic scaffold, Sugi_1.0 HiC_scaffold_468, whole genome shotgun sequence includes the following:
- the LOC131058036 gene encoding putative germin-like protein 2-1, with the protein MANRMIYFTLGLFLLICCYSDRVMAGDPDPLQDFCVADEESNVLVNGFVCKDPMQVSANDFFFRGLGQAGNTDNDVGSNVTMANVKQIPGLNTFGISLVRIDYAVGGINPSHTHPRATEVLVLLEGQLLVGFIDTSNKFFSKTLEKGDVFVFPKALVHFQQNVGHENAVAIAGLSSQFPGVQTIANSLFAANPPLPDSVLSKAFRITQELVNYIQKKFAY; encoded by the exons ATGGCTAACCGCATGATTTACTTCACGTTGGGACTTTTTCTGTTGATATGCTGTTACAGCGACAGGGTCATGGCAGGGGATCCGGATCCCTTGCAAGATTTCTGCGTTGCAGATGAGGAAAGCAACG TTTTGGTGAACGGGTTCGTTTGCAAAGACCCAATGCAAGTTTCAGCAAACGATTTCTTCTTCCGGGGACTTGGGCAGGCAGGGAACACCGACAATGATGTGGGCTCCAACGTAACGATGGCGAACGTTAAACAGATACCAGGCCTCAATACGTTTGGAATATCGTTGGTCCGCATCGACTACGCAGTGGGTGGAATAAATCCATCTCACACACACCCAAGAGCCACCGAAGTTCTTGTTTTACTGGAAGGCCAGcttcttgtgggtttcattgacacCAGCAACAAATTTTTCAGCAAAACTttggagaagggagatgtgtttgtgtttccaaaggcacttgttcatttccagcagaatgtggggCATGAAAATGCAGTGGCCATAGCTGGATTGAGCAGCCAGTTTCCCGGAGTTCAGACAATCGCCAATTCTCTGTTTGCGGCGAATCCCCCTCTCCCCGATTCCGTTTTGAGCAAGGCCTTCCGCATCACCCAGGAACTGGTgaattacattcaaaagaaattcgcatactaa